In the genome of Acidimicrobiales bacterium, the window GCGCTGCCCCGGTAGGCGACGGCGTCGGCCTGGACCTGGGCGTCGGCGCCGCGCCCGCCCAGCTCGTCGGCGATGGCCCGGGCGACGGGGCTGGTGCCGGTGACGAGGACCTCGAGGCCGGCGAGGTCCCGGGTCTGCTCCAACGGCTGGTCGTCGAGCGTGACGACGAACCGGTTGGCGCCCGAGGGGATCTCATCGCTTTCCTCTTCGTCGCTTTCTTCTTCGTCGGCCTCGACAGGTGACCCCGCAGGCGCTTCTCCGCCGAGGAGGTCGACGTGTTCGAAGAGGAAGTCGACGATGCCGCGGAGGGTCTTGCGCGATGCCAGCTCCGCGACCAGGTCCTCGAACGCGTCGAGGTTCCCGTCGTCGGACATCCCGATCTCGTCGGCCAGCTCCGAGAGGATCTCCAAGCGCTTGATCGAGTCGATCGACAGGTCGGCCTCCACGTCGAGGTCCGGACCCAGCATGTCCTCCGGGTAACCCGTCCGCCCCGAGACGATCGTGGTGAGGCGAACCAGCATCTCCTCCGGCGAGGGCAACGGCTTACGTCCCGCCGGAACGGGAGCCGCTGCCGGAGCCGCGGCCTCCTCACCGCCACCCAGGAGATCGGCGTGCTCGAAGAGGAAGTCGACGATGCCGCGCAGGGTCTTGCGCGACGCCAGCTCCGCGACCAGGTCCTCGAACGCGTCGAGGTTCCCGTCGTCGGACATCCCGATCTCGTCGGCCAGCTCCGAGAGGATCTCCAACCGCTTGATCGAGTCGATCGACAGGTCGGCCTCCACGTCGAGGTCCGGCCCCAACATGTCCTCCGGGTAACCCGTCCGCCCCGACACGATCGCCGTGAGCTTCGCCAGCATCTCCTCGGGCGACGGCAACGGCTTACCCTTCTTCTCGGCCTCGCCGGCCACGGCCGTGCGCTCGGCGTCTGCGAGCGCCGCGGGCGCGGGGGTCAGGGCCGGGGCCGGGGCCACCGGGGGCACGGCGGGGATCGCTGGTACGGCGACAACGGACGCTGCCTGCGTCGGGGCGATCCCGAGGTGGTTCATCACCAGCTGGTGGCCGGCACCGATGATCTGCTGCGCGGCCTTGAAGTACTCGACGAGCACCTGGTCCGACGCCGGGGCATGGCCGTTGCCGTCACCGTTGGCGGGCGCGGCCAGCACGATCTCCGGCACCGACGTCGCCGGCTTCAGGCCGCCCGGCACGGTCTCGCCGTCGGCCTGCCGCACGAGGTGGCCACTCACGGTCCATCCTGCCGGCCGGCCGGGCTTCGACCAGAGCGCCGGCTCGACGCTCCGGCCCTCGAACAGCTCGGCCACGTCGACCACCACCCCCGCGACCGCCAGGCGGGCGAGGGCGTGCAGCAGCGCCGTGACACCGCTGTCACCGGGACGGTCGGTGGCGACGGCGACGTGCGGGCGGTCGGCCAGGATCTTGTCGACGCAGCCGGTGAGCGTGCGGCCGGGCCCGACCTCCACGAACACCCGGGCGCCGGCGGCGTACATCGCCCGCACCTCCTCGGTGAACCGCACGCCGTTGGCCACCTGCGACGACAGCAGGTCGCGCAGCTTGGCCACGTCGGACGGGTACAGGTCGGCGCTGAGGTTGCTGTAGACCGGCAGCTCGGGGGCCGACAGGGGCGCCTCCTCCAGGCGCCGGGCCAGCGTCTCGGCGGCCGCGGCCACCACCGGGCTGTGGAAGGCGCAGGCGACCGGCAGGCGCCGGCACGTGATGCGGGCCTCCTTCAGACGGCGCAGGCTCTCCTCCACCGCCGAGGTCGGGCCGGCGATCACGAGCTGCTCGGGGTGGTTGTCGTTGGCCACGACCACGTCGACGCCCGCGAGCACCTCGTCGAGCCGGGCCCGCGACGCCGACACCGCGACCATGCCCCCGGCGTCACCGTCGGGCACGGCGGCGAGCATGGCCTCGCCCCGGGCCTCGCTCAGCTCCAGCAGGGTGCGCTCGTCGAAGGCACCGGAGAGGCACAGCGCCACCAGCTCGCCGTAGCTGTGGCCGGCGAGCATGTCCGGCTCGACGCCGAAGCGGGCCAGCACCCGGGCCGCCGTGAGGCCGGCGACGCCGAGGGTCGGCTGGGCCACGCGGGTGTCGGTGACGGCCTGCTGCTGGGCGTCGCGGGCGTCGGCCCCGAAGGCCGCGGGCGGCAGCATCGTGGCCGCCCAGCGCTCGCCCAGCTGCAGCAGCGGGCGGGTCTCGGCAAAGCCGACCAGCAGGTCGCCGGCCATGCCGGGACGCTGGCTGCCCTGCCCGGGGAACAGGAAGGCGACGCGGGGCGTCTCCCGGTCGTCGGCGCCGACGAGCGCGGGGTCGGGCAGGTAGACGCCAGGCGCGGTGGTGCCGGCGCGGGCCCGCTCGACCTTGGCCCGCAGGTCGTCGGCGTCGGAGGCGACGATGGCGACCTTCACGGCTCCCCGGCCGCTGCCCGACACCGCCGCGGCGATGTCGCGGAAGCGCCAGGCGTGGCGCACCGCACCGGGCTCGTCCAGGCGGGCGGCCAGGTCGGCCAGCGCCTTGTCGACCACCGGCTGCTCGCCCCGGAAGACGAACAGCTCGGCCGGCCAGGAGTCGACGGCCCGCGCGGGCACGTCGTCGTCGGGGTGCGACTCGATCACCACGTGGAAGTTGGTGCCGCCGAAGCCGAAGGCGCTGACGCCGGCGATCCGGCGCTCGTCGGTCCACGGGCGGGACTCGTCGAGGAACACGAACGGGCTCGTCGCCTGGTCCCAGGCCTGGTTGGGCTGCTCGACGTTGAGGGTCGGCGGGAGGACGCCGTGGTACACGGCCTTTGCCGCCTTGATGAGGCCGGCCAGCCCGGCGGCGCACTTGGTGTGCCCCACGTTCGACTTCACCGACCCCACCACGCACGACGCCGTGGCCATGCCGGCCTGGGTGAAGACCTGGGTGAGGGTCGACAGCTCGGTGCGGTCGCCCACCACCGTGCCGGTGCCGTGGGCCTCCACCAGGCCGACGTCCTGCGGATCGATCTGCGCCTGGGCGTAGGCCCGACGCAGGGCGCGCTCCTGGCCCTCCTGGCGTGGCGCGGTGAGGCCCAGGTGGCGGCCGTCCGACGAGGCGCCGACCGACCTGATCACCGCGTACACCCGGTCGCCGTCGCGCTCGGCGTCGGCGAGGCGCTTGAGCACCACGCAGGCCACGCCCTCGCCCAGGGCGATGCCGTCGGCCGACGAGTCGAACGTGCGGCACTGGCCGGTGGTCGACAGGGCGTGGACGCTGGTGAACAGCAGGAAGTCCTGGATGCCGTTGTGCAGGTCGGCGCCGCCGCACAGCACGACGTTGGCCGACCCGGCCGCCAGCTCGGAGCAGGCGACGTCGACCGCGGCCAGCGACGAGGCGCAGGCGGCGTCGACGGTGAGGTTGCGGCCACCCAGGTCGAGGCGGTTGGCGATGCGGCCGGCGATCACGTTGGGGAGCAGCCCGGCGAAGGAGTCCTCGGTGACGTGCGGCAGCCACTCGTCGAGCTCGGGCGGGATCTCGCCCATGTACGACGGGTACATGGCCCGGAACCCGGACGCGGCCGACTGGTCGGTGCTGCCCTCGGCGCCGAAGACCACCGAGGTGTTCTCGCGGTCGAACGGGCGGTCGTCGTAGCCGGCGTCGGTGAGGGCGTCGGCGGCGATCTTGAGGCTCAGCAGCTGGACCGGCTCGATGGCGGCCAGCGACGCGGGCGGGATGCCGTAGGCGAGGGCGTCGAAGGCGATCTCCCGCAGGAAGCCGCCCCACTTGGAGGCGCTGCCGTCACGCTGGCTGGCGGTCTGGTGGTCCCACTCGGGGTCGAAGTAGGTGTCGACGTCCCAGCGCTCGGGCGGCACCTCGGTGATCGAGTTGACGCCCTCCACGATGTTGCGCCAGAACTCCTCCACGTCGTCGGCGCCGGGCATGACCGCGGCCATGCCGACGATGGCGACGTCGACGGGCTGGGGTACGGGACGCGGGTGCGCCAGGCCGGCGACGTCGAGCTGCTCGGCGACCGCGGCGAGGTGCGCGGTGGCGCCCGTCGTCACCGCCTCGTGCAGGTCGTGCACCGTCGTCCGCTCGCTGCGCAGCGTCGCGACGTCCCCGATCATGAACATCCCCTCGTCGCGCTGCTCGTCGCGGTCGACCGCGACGATCACGTCACCGTCGCGCTTCAGGCCCTTGGAGGCAACGCGCAACCGGCCGAGGTTGAGGCCCTCCAGCTCGGCCCACACCACCTGGTGGTCGGCCCCCTCGTCGACGAGGCGGCGGCGGGTCTGCTCGAAGGTGTCGACGAACGGGGACTCGGCGCAGCGGGTGACGTGCCCGGGGCCGGACTCGAGCAGCGCGGTGCGCTCGCAGGCCAGCGCCTGGGCCTGGAACTCCTCGCCGATGGCGCCGCCGGCGACGGCCTCCTCGGTGAAGAGGTAGGCGGTGCCCATCAGCACGCCCACCCGTGCCCCGGCCGCGGCCAGGGGCCCGGTGAGAGCGGCGATCATGGCGGCGGAGCGCTCGTCGTGGATGCCGCCGGCGAACAGCAGGTCGAGGTCGTCCATGCGACCCTTGCCGGTCTGGGCCGCCCACTCGGTGAGCACCTCGATCTGCGACTCCCAGAGGGCGTAGCTCGACCGGGGGCCGGTGTGGCCGCCGCACTCGAAGCCCTCGAACACGAAGCGGCGGGCGCCGTCCTTGAGGAAGCGCTCCAGGAGGCCGGGCGCGGGCACGTGCAGGAACGTGCGGATGCCGACCTCTTCGAGGGTGACCGCCTGCGAGGGGCGGCCGCCGGCGATGAGCGCCAGCGGGGGCCGCACGTCGCGGATCACCGAGAGCTGCTCGTCGCGCAGCTCCTTGGGGACGAAGCCGAGCACTCCGACGCCCCAGGGACGCTCGCCCAGCAGCTCCTTCGTCTCCTCCAGGAGGGGGCGGACCTCGGACTCGCCCCGCAGCAGGGCGAGGGCGAGGAACGGCATGCCGCCGCCCTCGGCCACCTTGCCGGCGAACGCGGCGCGGTCCGACACCCGGGTCATCGGGCCCTGGACCACCGGGTAGGTGGTGCCCAGCTCGGGGGCGACGCCGTTGCCCGGCTTGAGGGGCTCTTCGGTGCGGGCCGCTCGGATGTGGTCCTCGATCTCCTGGCGCAGCCCGGTGACCATGCGGCCGACGGTGCCGTAGCGCTGGGCGAAGCGGGCCGCGAAGGCGGCGTCCTGCCCGGCGGGGACGGCCTGCTCGGTGAGGCTGGTCGCGCCGAGGCGGCCGGCGAGGTCGCCGGCGGTGGTGCGGGCGTCGAGGTCGGCGACCCAGAGGTCGGGCCGGCTGTAGAGGCGGTGGTCGCCGACGACCCGGGTCTCGCTGCCGTCCATGGCGGCGACGGCCTGGCGGACGGCCCGGGGCAGGTGGCTCTCCCGGAGCAGCGCGACCTGGGCGTCGAGCACCACGCCGGTGGCGCCGCCGACGATGGCGGCCGCGGCGGTGTGGCGTCCGATGCCGCCCTGGACCCACAGCGGCCGGTCGTCGTCACCGGTGTCGGCGAGGAGCTCCCGGACCTGCTGGCCCAGCACGAAGGCGCCGGTGGTGCCGACCCGGCCACCGCTCTCGGCGCCGCGCGCGACGAGGCCGTCGGCCCCGGCGGCGAGCGCGGCGCGGGCCTCGTCGGCCGAGCGGACCTCGACCACGATCCTCGCCAGCGTGGCGTGGCGCCAGTCGCCGACCAGCGTGTGGTCGGCGAGGACCACGGTGTCGACGGCGGCGGGCAGGTCGTCCGACCCGAGTCGGCAGTGCTCGCCGACCCGCACGCCGAAGGGCGCGTCGGTGCGACGGGTGACGGTGGCGAGCGCCTGGAGTGCCCGGTCGGTGTCGACTCCGAGGTCGAGGATTCCGAAGGCTCCGGCCCGCGACGCGGCGACGACGACCTTGGCCGTCGGTTCCTCGAACGGGGTTTCGACCCAGATCAGATCTCGCTCACGGGCGCGCTGAACTTCGTTCGGCACGAGTTCCCCCCTGTTTCCCAACTCCCCAGCAGATTCGTGACCCATTATGAGACACTCCGTGCGGAACCGCCAGAAGTATTGACTTACTGGCTCCTTGCACGCTCGTTTGCTGACCTTCGCGGGCCGCGCCCGCTGAGGCCCGCCGCCCCCTAGCGTCGGTGGCATGGACCGCGATGCTGCACTCGACTTCATCCGCCGGAACCACCGTGGCGTGCTCGCCACGACAAGGGCCGACGGGACTCCCCAGATGTCGCCGGTCACCGCCGGTGTGGACGACGAGGGCCGGGTGGAGATCTCCTCACGGGAGACCGCCTACAAGGTACGCCACCTGCGGGCCCTCCCGTACGCCACGTACTGCGCCTTCACCGACGGGTTCTTCGGCGAGTGGGTGCAGGTGGAGGGCCCGGCCGAGGTCCTGTCGCTCCCCGACGCCATGGAGCCCCTGGTGGAGTACTACCGCCGCATCTCCGGCGAGCACCCCGACTGGGCCGACTACCGCGCGGTGATGGAGAGCGACCACCGCGTCATCGTCCGCATCACGGTCGAGCGCGCCGGCCCCACGCTCTCCGGCTGATCCCGGTTCCTTGACAAGGTCGTGACGAACCGTTGGGGAGCGCAGATCGCGGGGTAGACCCCGGCCCGTGACTGCGGACGACGGGTTCCGGCACCAGGCACTGCTGTACAGGGACGACCGCGAGCTGGCCGTGTCGGCCGGCGCGTTCCTGCGTGAGGGGCTGGCCGCCGACGGGCCCGCGCTCGTGGTCACGGAGGCCCGCACGATCGCCGTGCTGCGGGCGGCCCTGGGCGACGACGCTGGCGCCGTGCAGTTCGCCGACATGGCGTCCGTCGGCCCCAACCCGGCCCGGATCATCCCGCTGTGGCGGCGCTTCCTCGACGACCACGGCGGTGTGGGATGGGGCGTGAGTGCGCCGGTGTGGCCGGGTCGCAGCCCCGCCGAGCTGGTGGAGTGCCACGTCCACGAGGCGCTGCTCGACGTCGCCTTCGCCGACGCCCCGGGCTTCCGGCTGCTGTGCCCCTACGACGCCGGCCGCCTGGAGCCGGCGGTGGTCGCCCAGGCGCGGGCGGCCCACGAGCGCGCGGATGTCGGGCAGCTGCTGGCCGAGCCGCTCGACCCGCCGCCCGGGGCGCCGCTGCGGCTCACGTTCCGGCGCCTGTGGCCGGTGCGGCACTTCGTGGGTGGCGAGGCCGTGGCCGCCGGGCTCGACGGCCCCACGGTCGCCGACGTGGTGCTGGCGGTCGACGAGGTGGCCGCCAACAGCCTGCGCCACGGCGGCGGCGAGGGCACCGTCGCCGTGTGGACGGAGCCGGGCGCCCTGGTGTGCGAGGTGACCGACCGCGGCCGGCTGGCCGACCCCCTGGTGGGCCGCCGGGCCCCGGTCGACGGCCAGATCGACGGCCGCGGCCTGTGGATGGCCAACCAGCTGTGCCGCCTCCTCCAGCTGCGGTCGAACGCCGGAGGGACGACCGTCCGCCTCCACTTCTCGAGGTAGAGGTCGGGCCCGTCGGGCGACCCCTCAGGCCTTCGCGAACGCCGCCGGGACCCGGTCGTCGGCGAGGCGGGTCTGGCGGCTGACGGCGAGCACCGTGCCGTCCGGGCCCCACAGCTCGCCGTTCTCCACCGCCATGCCGTCGACGGCCCGCGGCGAGCGGCAGTCGAGGTACACGTGGCTCCCCGGCGGCACCCGCAGCGACGGGTCGGCCAGCGGCAGGTGGACGGTGTAGTCGAGCGTGGCGGCGCGGGTCGGGCCGGGGGTCATCGAGAACGACGCCGGCGGCAGGATGTCGCAGGCCGCGATCAGCCAGGCGTTGTCGACCGGCTCGTCGTCGAGCGGCCGCAGCCACGCCGCCAGCCACGCGGGGCCACCACCCGAGTACGGCACGACGTCGGGGTCCATCACCACCTCGACCTGCTCGAAGTGCTTCACGGGCTCGGCCAGGAAGCGGGGTGCGCCGCCGGGTGGCCGGGCGGGTCGGGGCCGGGGACGGTGGTCGTCGTAGATCAGGCTGTGGGCCGAGCCGCCGGCGCTGGTGGTGCGGATCAGCACCGAGGTGCGGTGGCCCTGGTGGACCCGGGCCGACGCGAACACCAGGCTCTGACCCCGGCGCTCGATCGTGACCCCGATCTCGACGGGGCCGGGCCGCAGGGCCCGCAGGAACTGGGCCGACAGGGTGCGGACGGGGCGGCCGGGGTCGCCGACCGCCTCGTCGATGGCCCGGGAGGCGAGCGCCGCCACGTAGCCGCCGTGCACCCCCACCAGCGACGACCAGCGGGTGGCGAGGTCGGCCCGCCAGCGGGAGTCGCTGAGCCGGGTGACGGCGGTGTCGTGGCGGAAGTGGGGGGTCATGCCGTCACCTCCACGGCGACGGGAAGGTCGGCGGCGGCCCCGGCCGGTGGCGACGCGGCCGCGGGGGCCGGACGCCGCAGCGCCAGCGCCGAGAGCGACACGGCCACGCCGCCGGCGATCACGAACCACCACACCCGCTGGAACCGGTCGATCGCCTCGCCCGGCCCGGGAGTGCCCAGCAGAGCGACGAACACCGCCACACCGATCGTCGCCCCCATCTGGCGGATCGACTGGCTGATCCCCGAGCCGGTGGCGGACCGGTCGGGCGGCAGCTGCTGCACGGCCACGCTGGAGAGCTGCGGCAGGCACAGGGCGACGCCGAGCCCGGTCAGCAGGTTGGCGGGCAGGAAGGTGCCGAGGTAGTCGGGCCGGACCTCCGCGTGGGTGAGCATCCACAGCGCCCCGGCGCCGTAGACGAGGCCGCCGGGCACCAGCAGCAGGCGCTGGCCCCGGCGGGCGGCGATGCGGCCGGCGAGCGGCGCCAGCACCGCCACCGACAGCGGCCCGGGGGCGATGGCGAAGCCGGCCTTCAGCACCGACCAGTCCCACACGCCGGTGAGGAACTGCACGTTGCCGAAGAACGCCATCGTGAAGACGGCGGCGAAGGTGAACATGCCGAGGTTCCCCCAGCGCACACCGTTGATGCGGAAGAGCTCCAGCGGGAACAGCGGGTTGGCCACCCGGCTCGACCGCCACAGGAACACGGCGACGGCCAGGGCGCCGCCGGCCATGGCACCGAGGCTCCCGGCGCTCGTCCAGCCCCACTCGTCGGTCTGCACCACTCCGAAGGCGACCGCCGCGAGCCCGCCGGCCAGCAACGCCACCGACAGCGGGTCGGGGAGGCGCCCCGTCGTCGCCTCCTTCGACTCCGGCAGCAGGCGGGGCCCGGCGACGAGGACACCGACGACGAACGGGATGTTGAGGAAGAACACGGACCGCCAGCCCCAGGCCTCGACCAGCGCCGCGCCGGCCGTGGGGCCGACCGCCCCGGCCACGGCGCCGACCGCGCCCCAGACGGCGACGGCGACCGGCACCCGCTCCCGCGGGTAGGCGACCAGCACCAGGCCCAGCGACGACGGGATCAGGCCGGCGGCGCCGACCGCCTGCAGCACCCGGGCGACGATCAGCAGCTCGACGGACGGCGCCAGGCCGCACAGCGTGGAGCCGACGCAGAACAGGGCGGTGGCGACGAGGAAGACCCGCTTGCGGCCCACCCGGTCGGCCAGCCGCCCGGCGGGGATGAGCAGGGCGGCGACCGTGAGCGTGTAGCTGTTGAGCACCCACGAGAGCTGCGACGGGCTCACGTCGGCGAAGTCGGCCCGGAGGTCCGGGTAGGCGACGAACAGCGCCGTCGTGTCGAGGAAGACCAGGAACACGGCCATCGCCGCCGTCGCCAGGACGACCCCGGGTTTCGGTGTGGGCATGGGTGCAGTATCGACTGATACAGAATCCGTATCAATAGATACTTTTTGTGAACTTGGCTACAGTGTCGGGCGTGGCCGGGAGCTACGACCAGTACTGCCCCATCGCCCGCAGCCTCGACGTCCTCGGCGACCGCTGGACGCTGCTGGTCCTGCGCGAGCTGTCGCTCGGGCCGCAGCGCTTCACCGACCTGCGGGCGCAGCTGCCCGGCATCCCGCCCAACGTGCTGTCGCAGCGGCTCAAGCGCCTCACCGAGCACGGCCTGGTGGTGCTCGAGACCATCCCGCCGCCCGCGGCCCGCAACGTCTACACGCTCACCACCCGGGGCAAGGACGTGATCCCGGTGCTCCGGGCCCTGGTGCGCTTCGGCACCCCGGAGCTGGAGCCGGCCACGCCCGACGTGCCGATCCTGCCCCGTTCGGTGGCCCCGACCGTGTTCCTGGCCTGGTTCGACGAGCTCGCGGCCCGGGGGCTCGACGTCGACGAGCACTACGACCTGGTGGTCGACGGCGGACGTCCGGTCCACCTCTCGTCGCTCCCGCCCGGCCGCCGACGCCGGGTCGACTCCCCCGCCGCCGTCACCGTCGAGGGCCCGGCCTGGGCCTTCGCCCGCCTCCGCCAGGGCGACACCCTCGACACCCTGGCCGCCGACGACACCCTCTCGGTGCAGGGCACGAAGGCCGCCCGTTCCCGCTTCCGCCGGATCTTCGCCCTCGCCTGACGCTGGTCGAGCAGGACCGGCGCTGGGACCCGCAGGCCGGGCTCGACCTCCTGGCACCCCTCGACGACGACGAGCGCATCGCCTCGCGTAGGCCACCCCACCCGAAATCTCGACAGAACGCGTCGCTATGGCGCCACCTCTGTCGAAGTTTCGGTCAGGAGAGTCGGTCGCGGAGGTCGCGCTTGAGGAACTTGCCGGCGGCGTTGCGGGGCAGGGGGTCGTCGAGGACGAGCCAGCGGGAGGGCACCTTGAACGGCGCCAGGCGCTCGCCCAGGAACGTCTCCAGCTCGCCGGTGTCGACCGTCGCCCCGTCCCGGGGTACGACCGCGGCGGCCACCTCCTCGCCCAGGCGCTCGTGGGGCACGCCGAACACCGCGGCCTCGTGCACGCCCGGGAACTCGTAGATCGCCGCCTCGACCTCGGCGGAGTACACGTTCTCGCCGCCTCGCAGCACCATGTCCTTCACCCGGTCCTCCACGTAGACGAAGCCGTCCTCGTCGACGCGGCCCAGGTCGCCGGTGTGGAGCCAGCCGTCGACGATCGCCTCGGCGGTGGCGTCGGGCCGCTTCCAGTAGCCCCGGATGAGGTGCGGTCCCTTGAAGCAGATCTCGCCCCGCTCCCCGACCGGCAGCGCCCGGCCCGAGGGGTCCTGGATCGAGATCTCCAGGATCGGCACCGAGCGGCCGGTGCTGGTCGGATGGGTGACGTAGTCGTCACCGGAGTTCTGCGGCCCGTAGGCGTTGGTCTCGGTGAGGCCGTAGCCGATCGACGGGCGGCCCCGGGCGAACCCGGCCTCCACCCGGCGCACCAGCTCCGGGGGTGCCGGCGCCCCACCGCCACCCACGCTGACCAGTGACGACGTGTCGTACTCGCCGAACCGGGGGTGCTCCAGCAGGTCCCACGCCTGGGTGGGCACGCCCACGAAGTTGGTGACCCGCTCGGCCTGGATGTGCTCCAGCGCCTTGCCCGGGTCCCACTTGCGCATGATCACCAGCTTCAGCCCCGCCAGCACGCACGACAGCAACACCGCCACGCACCCGGTCACGTGGAACAGCGGCACGATGAGGATGAACACCGTCGGCTGGGCGGCGATGTCCTCGGCGTCGGACGGGCTGCGCAGGCGCGCCACCGTCGACCGGCAGGCGAACGCCATCAGCGACTGGGTGACGGCCCGGTGCGTCGACACCGCGCCCTTGGGACGGCCGGTGGTACCGGAGGTGTAGAGGATGGTGGCGTCGTCGTCGGTGCCGACGGCGACCTCGGGCATGGGCGCGCCCGGCTCGACCACGTCCTCCCAGCGGTGGGCGCCCTCGGGCACCGCGCCCTCCCGGCCCTCGCCCTCGCCGCCCCGGGCGACCACCAGGTCGATCCCCAGCCGGGCGCACGACGCCGCCGACCGCCGGGCCCGCTCGGGATCGGCCAGCAGCACCTTGGGGCCGGAGTCGTCGAGGGCGAAGTCGAGCTCGTCGGCGGTCCACCAGCCGTTGAGCGACACCGAGACGGCGCCCACCGACACCGCGGCGGCGAAGCCCACCACCCACTCGGGCAGGTTGCGCATGGCGATCGCCACGCGGTCGCCCCGCTCCACCCCGAACCGCCCCACCAGCGTGGCCGCCAGGGCGTCGACCTCGGCCATGAAGCGCTCGAACGTCCAGCGCTCGTCCTCGTAGACGAGGAACACCTGGTCGCCCCGGCTCCGGCACAAGCCGAACAGCGCGCCCAGAGTGGGCGGGGCGTGCTTGAACACGGTCTGCTCGATGCCCTCGACCACCACCTCGGTGGTCTCGAACACCGCACCCTCGGCGGTCGCCGTGGCGACGGCGTCGTCGTAGCTGAGGCCTGTCACGGCGGCAAGCTACCGGACCTGCCCCCGATCGGGGGCAGGTCCGGAACGAGGGTTGCTACCGCTACCGGCGCCGGTCGACGGTGATGTCGGACTTCACCACCGTGATGCCCGGCACCGTGTCGGCCGCCATCGACGACGTGACCGGGAACGTGCCCTGCGACTCGCCCCGCACGAACACGACGTAGGAGAAGGCGTCGCCCGGCTCCGCATCGGTGCTGGTGACCCGCAGGTCCTCCGTCGGGAGCGTGGCGACCATGTCGCCCTCGCCGAGCACGTTCTCGGCGCCGACCAGGAAGTCCTGGCCGCCGTTGGTGGGCAGGTTCGCCGGGTCGTAGGCGTAGGTGATGTCCTCGACGCCGTTGATGCCGATCCAGGTCTGGAAGACCTGCAGGTCGGTGGTGCCGAAGACGTTCACCCGGTGCTCGACGACGATCCAGTCGCTCACCCCGTCGGTGAGGGTGGCCACGAAGATGCC includes:
- a CDS encoding SDR family NAD(P)-dependent oxidoreductase, which gives rise to MPNEVQRARERDLIWVETPFEEPTAKVVVAASRAGAFGILDLGVDTDRALQALATVTRRTDAPFGVRVGEHCRLGSDDLPAAVDTVVLADHTLVGDWRHATLARIVVEVRSADEARAALAAGADGLVARGAESGGRVGTTGAFVLGQQVRELLADTGDDDRPLWVQGGIGRHTAAAAIVGGATGVVLDAQVALLRESHLPRAVRQAVAAMDGSETRVVGDHRLYSRPDLWVADLDARTTAGDLAGRLGATSLTEQAVPAGQDAAFAARFAQRYGTVGRMVTGLRQEIEDHIRAARTEEPLKPGNGVAPELGTTYPVVQGPMTRVSDRAAFAGKVAEGGGMPFLALALLRGESEVRPLLEETKELLGERPWGVGVLGFVPKELRDEQLSVIRDVRPPLALIAGGRPSQAVTLEEVGIRTFLHVPAPGLLERFLKDGARRFVFEGFECGGHTGPRSSYALWESQIEVLTEWAAQTGKGRMDDLDLLFAGGIHDERSAAMIAALTGPLAAAGARVGVLMGTAYLFTEEAVAGGAIGEEFQAQALACERTALLESGPGHVTRCAESPFVDTFEQTRRRLVDEGADHQVVWAELEGLNLGRLRVASKGLKRDGDVIVAVDRDEQRDEGMFMIGDVATLRSERTTVHDLHEAVTTGATAHLAAVAEQLDVAGLAHPRPVPQPVDVAIVGMAAVMPGADDVEEFWRNIVEGVNSITEVPPERWDVDTYFDPEWDHQTASQRDGSASKWGGFLREIAFDALAYGIPPASLAAIEPVQLLSLKIAADALTDAGYDDRPFDRENTSVVFGAEGSTDQSAASGFRAMYPSYMGEIPPELDEWLPHVTEDSFAGLLPNVIAGRIANRLDLGGRNLTVDAACASSLAAVDVACSELAAGSANVVLCGGADLHNGIQDFLLFTSVHALSTTGQCRTFDSSADGIALGEGVACVVLKRLADAERDGDRVYAVIRSVGASSDGRHLGLTAPRQEGQERALRRAYAQAQIDPQDVGLVEAHGTGTVVGDRTELSTLTQVFTQAGMATASCVVGSVKSNVGHTKCAAGLAGLIKAAKAVYHGVLPPTLNVEQPNQAWDQATSPFVFLDESRPWTDERRIAGVSAFGFGGTNFHVVIESHPDDDVPARAVDSWPAELFVFRGEQPVVDKALADLAARLDEPGAVRHAWRFRDIAAAVSGSGRGAVKVAIVASDADDLRAKVERARAGTTAPGVYLPDPALVGADDRETPRVAFLFPGQGSQRPGMAGDLLVGFAETRPLLQLGERWAATMLPPAAFGADARDAQQQAVTDTRVAQPTLGVAGLTAARVLARFGVEPDMLAGHSYGELVALCLSGAFDERTLLELSEARGEAMLAAVPDGDAGGMVAVSASRARLDEVLAGVDVVVANDNHPEQLVIAGPTSAVEESLRRLKEARITCRRLPVACAFHSPVVAAAAETLARRLEEAPLSAPELPVYSNLSADLYPSDVAKLRDLLSSQVANGVRFTEEVRAMYAAGARVFVEVGPGRTLTGCVDKILADRPHVAVATDRPGDSGVTALLHALARLAVAGVVVDVAELFEGRSVEPALWSKPGRPAGWTVSGHLVRQADGETVPGGLKPATSVPEIVLAAPANGDGNGHAPASDQVLVEYFKAAQQIIGAGHQLVMNHLGIAPTQAASVVAVPAIPAVPPVAPAPALTPAPAALADAERTAVAGEAEKKGKPLPSPEEMLAKLTAIVSGRTGYPEDMLGPDLDVEADLSIDSIKRLEILSELADEIGMSDDGNLDAFEDLVAELASRKTLRGIVDFLFEHADLLGGGEEAAAPAAAPVPAGRKPLPSPEEMLVRLTTIVSGRTGYPEDMLGPDLDVEADLSIDSIKRLEILSELADEIGMSDDGNLDAFEDLVAELASRKTLRGIVDFLFEHVDLLGGEAPAGSPVEADEEESDEEESDEIPSGANRFVVTLDDQPLEQTRDLAGLEVLVTGTSPVARAIADELGGRGADAQVQADAVAYRGSAGIVVLTDLLDGVARNAAGPEAVIEIPELYARVRALLLDTASDIVVVTPLGGGLGIDPPSPLRPGHGPAADPPDALPVGAGVRGLVKTAWLEFDRRVRLVDVDPLALAAELATVLADEVAQRFAPVEVAWHDGVRRASRIGVRPEIPAGSELPLGPDSVVLLTGGARGITARVALALAQRSGCRVELAGRSPLPEGVEDPDIAACTERVSLRAALIRAGWREPKAIEGECDRILAAREVRATLAGLAAAGSGVEYHQVDVRDTAALEAVVDSIYARHGRLDGVVHGAGILDDHFIVDKTPEAFERVFATKVDGARTVLRTVRRAVTAGDRSRPAFVVFFGSTAGVCGNRGQADYAAANDALDAMAAANRDVADSIFALDWGPWSSEAGMVSDALAAIFRSAGMGLIQVDDGTAVMLDEIGAAIATGDYSRPHQVTVARCAPALIAAAFGQGSGQGV
- a CDS encoding PPOX class F420-dependent oxidoreductase, whose protein sequence is MDRDAALDFIRRNHRGVLATTRADGTPQMSPVTAGVDDEGRVEISSRETAYKVRHLRALPYATYCAFTDGFFGEWVQVEGPAEVLSLPDAMEPLVEYYRRISGEHPDWADYRAVMESDHRVIVRITVERAGPTLSG
- a CDS encoding sensor histidine kinase, giving the protein MTADDGFRHQALLYRDDRELAVSAGAFLREGLAADGPALVVTEARTIAVLRAALGDDAGAVQFADMASVGPNPARIIPLWRRFLDDHGGVGWGVSAPVWPGRSPAELVECHVHEALLDVAFADAPGFRLLCPYDAGRLEPAVVAQARAAHERADVGQLLAEPLDPPPGAPLRLTFRRLWPVRHFVGGEAVAAGLDGPTVADVVLAVDEVAANSLRHGGGEGTVAVWTEPGALVCEVTDRGRLADPLVGRRAPVDGQIDGRGLWMANQLCRLLQLRSNAGGTTVRLHFSR